One Vigna unguiculata cultivar IT97K-499-35 chromosome 11, ASM411807v1, whole genome shotgun sequence DNA window includes the following coding sequences:
- the LOC114168581 gene encoding putative disease resistance protein At3g14460 produces MALELVGGALLSVFLDVAFNKLASSQILDFFRARKLDEKLLNNLKTKLNSIHSLADDAERKQFTDPHVRNWLLEVKDAVLDAEDLLDDIQMLSKRQADADSESQTSACCTFKVLNFFKSSPITSYNKEIESRMQEVLDKLEFLSSQRGDLGLKTARAVRSGLSSELPQKSQTTSLVVGTDIYGRDDDKKHIVDWLISDTNNSNQPSILSIVGMGGLGKTTLAQHVFNDPRINEAKFDVKVWVCVSDEFDVFKVSRAILEAVTKSTDDSRDLEMVHTRLKENLTKKKFLLVLDDVWNENQHNWEEVQKPLMFGVQGSRILVTARSKEVASTMRSEVHSLKQLQEDDCWNLFVKYAFKDIDTQQNPECTEIGKKIVEKCKGLPLALKTMGSLLYNKSSVSEWESVFQSEIWEFSQDRCDIIPALAMSYIHLPSHLKVCFAYCALFPKDYEFKKEHLMHLWMTENLLHCPSEKVCQQYFNDLLSRSFFQQSGKNEVFVMHDLLNDLAKYVGGGIYFRWEVGQKEKIQKATRHYSIKLGHNQYFDGFETSCNTKRLRTFIPTGRRIHSLARWGVNMSMHEFFSKFRHLRILSLSYCSKIRELPDSIANLEYLRSLDLSHTSIRILTEKICSLSHLQILKLNYCSDLEELPSNLHLLTNLCLLELMENIVKKLPPSLGKLKNLKVVMRSFHVGHGREFGIQQLGELNLDGSLSIMELQNIENSLDASEAYLKNKTLLVRLELRWEWNRDSIDSKKEEEVIKNLQPSENLKELEILFYGGKQFPNWLHSLPNLVALELFGCESCEHLPPLGLLPFLKDLSIDRLDGIVSIDADFYGSNSSSFKSLQSLEFSNMEQWKKWECKAGVFPRLQYLSIISCPKLKGELPEQLVPLNKIHIRDCQQLEASAPRALDLKLYDCGKLHLDWATMKSLLMEASLTEIVRSDTVKYLKITLETISDDCVSLRIFPLDFFPTLCNLYLSGFPNLQTISQDHIHHHLEHMTIKECPKFELLPANMHTLLPSLNALNIEDCPKLESFLKGVLPSNLKFMRLKSCSRLLVDSLKGAFRDNPSLERLSIEKVDAKCFPDEGLLPLSLTQLSISNSPNLEKLDYKGLYQLSSLQSLRLDNCPNLQCLPEEGLPKSISHLHIGRCPLLEQRCQKERGEDWEKISHIQDLYIH; encoded by the coding sequence ATGGCATTAGAACTTGTTGGTGGTGCTCTTCTTTCTGTTTTCCTTGATGTTGCATTCAACAAGTTAGCTTCTTCCCAAATTCTCGATTTCTTTCGTGCAAGAAAGCTTGATGAGAAGTTGTTGAACAATTTGAAAACCAAGCTGAACTCCATCCATTCTCTGGCTGATGATGCAGAGAGAAAGCAGTTCACAGATCCACATGTCAGAAACTGGCTGCTTGAGGTCAAAGATGCTGTCCTTGATGCAGAGGATCTCTTGGATGATATACAAATGCTCTCAAAAAGACAAGCGGATGCTGATTCTGAATCTCAAACCTCTGCATGTTGTACGTTCAAGGTACTCAATTTCTTCAAATCTTCTCCTATTACTTCCTATAACAAGGAAATTGAGTCTAGGATGCAAGAAGTCCTTGACAAACTAGAATTTCTCTCAAGTCAAAGGGGTGATCTAGGATTGAAAACAGCTAGGGCTGTTAGATCTGGGTTGAGCAGTGAACTGCCACAGAAATCACAAACAACATCGTTGGTTGTTGGAACTGATATTTATGGCAGAGATGATGATAAAAAACATATCGTTGACTGGCTGATATCTGACACCAACAATTCTAACCAGCCATCAATACTTTCTATTGTGGGAATGGGTGGGCTGGGTAAGACCACACTTGCCCAACATGTATTCAATGACCCAAGGATAAACGAGGCTAAATTTGATGTCAAAGTTTGGGTTTGTGTTTCAgatgaatttgatgttttcaaaGTATCAAGAGCAATTCTTGAGGCTGTTACTAAATCAACTGATGATAGTAGGGATTTAGAGATGGTCCACACAAGATTGAAAGAAAATTTGACTAAGAAAaaatttcttcttgttttggATGACGTTTGGAACGAGAACCAACATAATTGGGAAGAAGTGCAGAAGCCCCTCATGTTCGGAGTCCAAGGGAGTAGGATTCTAGTCACTGCACGTAGCAAGGAAGTTGCTTCTACCATGCGGTCAGAAGTTCACTCCTTAAAGCAATTACAAGAAGATGATTGCTGGAACTTGTTTGTTAAATACGCATTTAAAGACATTGATACTCAACAAAATCCAGAGTGCACGGAGATTGGCAAGAAGATAGTTGAAAAATGTAAAGGACTACCTCTAGCACTGAAAACAAtgggaagtttattatacaacaAATCATCTGTTTCAGAGTGGGAAAGTGTGTTCCAAAGCGAAATATGGGAATTTTCACAAGACCGTTGTGATATTATCCCTGCTTTAGCAATGAGCTATATCCACCTTCCTTCCCATCTGAAGGTTTGCTTTGCTTATTGTGCCCTGTTTCCCAAGGATTATGAGTTTAAGAAGGAGCATTTGATGCACTTGTGGATGACTGAAAATCTCCTACACTGTCCTTCAGAAAAAGTTTGTCAACAATACTTCAATGATCTACTATCAAGATCCTTCTTCCAACAATCAGGTAAAAATGAAGTATTTGTAATGCATGACCTTCTAAATGATTTGGCAAAGTATGTTGGTGGAGGCATATACTTTAGGTGGGAAGTTGGTCAAAAAGAAAAGATACAAAAAGCAACTCGTCATTATTCAATTAAACTTGGACACAATCAATATTTTGATGGGTTTGAAACATCATGCAACACAAAAAGGTTACGTACATTTATCCCGACAGGTAGGAGAATTCATTCTCTCGCCCGTTGGGGTGTCAATATGTCGATGCATGAATTTTTTTCCAAGTTTAGGCATTTACGAATTTTATCTCTGTCTTATTGTTCTAAGATTAGAGAGCTGCCTGACTCTATTGCCAATCTTGAGTATCTTCGTTCCTTAGACCTCTCCCATACTTCCATTAGAATACTAACTGAAAAGATTTGTTCACTCTCCCACTTGCAAATACTGAAGTTGAACTACTGTAGCGATTTGGAGGAGTTGCCCTCAAACTTGCATTTACTCACCAATTTGTGTCTCCTTGAATTGATGGAGAATATTGTGAAAAAGTTGCCGCCAAGTTTGGGAAAACTGAAGAATCTTAAAGTAGTCATGCGATCCTTTCATGTTGGGCATGGTAGGGAGTTCGGTATTCAACAGCTAGGAGAGCTCAACCTTGATGGAAGTCTATCAATTATGGAGCtacaaaatattgaaaattcatTGGATGCATCAGAAGcatatttgaagaataaaacaCTCCTTGTGAGGCTAGAGTTGCGATGGGAATGGAATAGGGACTCTATTGATtcgaagaaagaagaagaggtAATTAAGAATCTGCAACCTTCCGAAAACTTAAAGGAGTTGGAAATTTTATTCTATGGTGGGAAACAATTTCCAAATTGGTTACATTCATTACCGAACCTGGTGGCCTTAGAGTTGTTTGGATGTGAATCTTGCGAGCATTTACCTCCCCTTGGACTTTTACCATTTCTGAAGGACTTGAGTATTGATAGACTTGATGGGATAGTGAGTATTGATGCTGATTTTTATGGGAGCAACTCTTCTTCATTTAAGTCCCTGCAAAGTTTGGAATTCTCCAATATGGAACAATGGAAAAAATGGGAATGCAAAGCAGGTGTTTTCCCACGTCTACAATATCTTAGTATAATTTCATGTCCTAAGCTAAAAGGAGAGCTGCCGGAGCAACTTGTTCCTCtgaataaaatacatattagaGACTGCCAACAACTTGAGGCTTCCGCTCCCAGGGCTCTAGATTTAAAGCTATATGATTGTGGAAAACTACATTTGGATTGGGCTACCATGAAAAGTCTCTTAATGGAAGCATCATTGACTGAAATTGTTAGGTCTGACACTGTTAAATACTTGAAAATTACCTTGGAGACAATAAGTGATGATTGTGTCTCTCTAAGGATCTTTCCATTGGATTTCTTCCCAACACTCTGCAATTTGTATCTTAGTGGGTTTCCTAATCTGCAAACGATTTCACAGGACCACATTCACCATCATCTCGAGCATATGACAATCAAAGAGTGTcctaaatttgaattattgcCTGCAAACATGCATACGTTGCTTCCATCTCTCAATGCGCTAAACATAGAAGACTGTCCAAAACTTGAGTCGTTTCTTAAGGGAGTTTTgccatcaaatttaaaatttatgagacTCAAGAGTTGCTCTAGACTGCTTGTTGACTCACTGAAAGGAGCATTCAGAGACAATCCTTCTCTCGAAAGATTGTCCATTGAAAAAGTGGATGCAAAATGTTTTCCTGATGAAGGTTTGCTTCCACTCTCTCTTACTCAACTAAGCATCTCTAATTCTCCAAATCTAGAAAAACTGGACTATAAGGGTCTTTATCAACTCTCATCTCTTCAATCATTGCGTCTTGATAACTGCCCCAACCTTCAATGCTTACCAGAGGAAGGCcttccaaaatcaatttcacaTCTTCACATAGGTCGTTGTCCTTTGCTAGAACAGCGTTGCCAGAAAGAAAGAGGTGAAGACTGGGAAAAAATTTCTCACATTCAAGACTTGTATATACACTAG
- the LOC114170078 gene encoding putative disease resistance protein At3g14460 yields the protein MALELVGGALLSVFLDVAFKKLASSQILDFFRARKLDEKLLNNLKTKLNSIHSLADDAERKQFTNSYVRNWLVEVKDVVLDAEDLSDDIQMLSKRQVDADSESQTSACCTFKVLNFFKSSPITSYNKEIESRMQEVLDKLDTLLSQRGNLGLKTGRAIGSGLGNELPQKSQTTSLVVGTDIYGRDDDKKQIVDWLISDNNNPNLPSILCIVGMGGLGKTTLAQHVFNDPKINEAKFDVKAWVCVSDEFDVFKVSRAILEAVTESTDDSRDLEMVHKRLKEELTQKKFLLVLDDLWNENQHNWEEVQKPLMFGVQGSRILVTTRSKEVASTMQSEVYSLKQLQEDDCWNLFSKCAFRDDDTQPNPECREIGMKIVKRCKGLPLALKTMGSLLYNKSSVSEWDTVFQSEIWEFSQERYDIVPALALSYIHLPSHLKVCFAYCAMFPKDYEFKKEHLMHLWMTENLLHCPSENVCQQYFNDLLSRSFFQQSGEKEDVYVIHDLLNDLAKYVGGGIYFRWEVGQNEKIQKVTRHYSVELGHNRYFDGFGFGTSCNTERLRTFMLTELPDSVSNLEHLRLLDLSHTILSQLSEKICSLSHLQILKLNYCIYLEELPSNLYLLTNLCRLELIENNLEKLPPGLGKLKNLTVVMESFNVGDGWREFGIQQLGELNLDGHLSIKELQNIENSVDASKACLRNKRLLMKLELRWRGNRRFIDSKNEEEVIKNLQPSENLKELAILEYGGKQLPNWLHSLPYLVSLELNGCGYCERLPPLGLLPFLEDLSIDGLDGIVSIDADFYGSNSCSFKSLQSLVFSHMRQWKKWECKAGAFPRLQYLTITSCPKLKGELPKQLIPLKTLTIRDCQQLEASAPRALDLKLYDCGKLHFDWATMKGLILEASLLEIVWSDTVEYLCIIFKSMSDDCVAIRIFPLDSLPRLRKLYLGGFPNLQMISQDHVQNHLVGMTIEKCPKFESLPANIHMMLPSLNDLNIEDCPKLESFPEGGLPSNLEHLTIKRCLKLESLSGNMHMLSLKNLWIEDCPKLESFIKGGLPSNLRFMKLNNCSTLLVDSLKGAFRDNPSLESLTIEKVDAKYFPAEGLLPLSLTELIMRDCPNLEKLDYKGLYQLSSLQSLRLDNCPKLQCLPEEGLPTSISFLYIARCPVLIQRCQKERGEDREKLSHIKHLYIMW from the exons ATGGCATTAGAACTTGTTGGTGGTGCTCTTCTTTCTGTTTTCCTTGATGTTGCATTCAAGAAGTTAGCTTCTTCCCAAATTCTCGATTTCTTTCGTGCAAGAAAGCTTGATGAGAAGTTGTTGAACAATTTGAAAACCAAGCTGAACTCCATCCATTCTCTGGCTGATGATGCAGAGAGAAAGCAGTTCACGAATTCATATGTCAGAAACTGGTTGGTTGAGGTCAAAGATGTTGTCCTTGATGCAGAGGATCTCTCGGATGATATACAAATGCTCTCCAAAAGACAAGTGGATGCTGATTCTGAATCTCAAACCTCTGCATGTTGTACGTTCAAGGTACTCAATTTCTTCAAATCTTCTCCTATTACTTCCTATAATAAGGAAATTGAGTCTAGGATGCAAGAAGTCCTTGACAAACTAGATACTCTCTTAAGTCAACGGGGTAATCTAGGATTGAAAACAGGTAGGGCTATTGGATCTGGGTTGGGCAATGAACTGCCACAGAAATCACAAACAACATCGTTGGTTGTTGGAACTGATATCTATGGCAGAGATGATGATAAAAAACAGATCGTTGACTGGTTGATATCTGACAACAACAATCCTAACCTGCCATCAATACTTTGTATTGTGGGAATGGGCGGGCTGGGTAAGACCACGCTTGCCCAACATGTATTCAATGACCCAAAGATAAACGAGGCTAAATTTGATGTCAAAGCCTGGGTTTGTGTTTCAgatgaatttgatgttttcaaaGTATCAAGAGCAATTCTTGAGGCTGTTACTGAATCAACTGATGATAGTAGAGATCTAGAGATGGTCCACAAAAGATTGAAAGAAGAATTGACTCAGAAGaaatttcttcttgttttggACGACCTTTGGAACGAGAACCAACATAATTGGGAAGAAGTGCAGAAGCCCCTCATGTTCGGAGTCCAAGGGAGTAGGATTCTGGTCACTACACGTAGTAAGGAAGTTGCCTCTACCATGCAGTCAGAAGTTTACTCCTTAAAGCAGTTACAAGAAGATGATTGCTGGAACTTGTTTTCTAAATGTGCATTCCGAGATGATGATACTCAACCAAATCCAGAGTGTAGGGAGATTGGCATGAAGATTGTTAAAAGATGTAAAGGACTACCTCTTGCCTTGAAAACAATGGGAAGTCTATTATACAACAAATCATCTGTTTCAGAGTGGGACACTGTGTTCCAAAGCGAAATATGGGAATTTTCACAAGAGCGTTATGATATTGTTCCCGCTTTAGCGTTGAGCTATATCCACCTTCCTTCCCATCTGAAGGTCTGCTTTGCTTACTGTGCCATGTTCCCCAAGGATTATGAGTTTAAAAAGGAGCATTTGATGCACTTGTGGATGACTGAAAATCTCTTACATTGTCCTTCAGAAAACGTTTGCCAACAATACTTCAATGATCTACTATCAAGATCTTTCTTCCAACAATCAGGTGAAAAGGAAGATGTATATGTGATACATGACCTTCTAAATGATTTGGCAAAGTATGTTGGTGGAGGCATATACTTTAGGTGGGAAGTTGGTCAAAACGAGAAGATACAAAAAGTAACTCGTCATTATTCAGTTGAACTTGGACACAATCGATATTTTGATGGGTTTGGGTTTGGAACCTCATGCAACACAGAAAGGTTACGCACATTTATGTTGACAG AGCTGCCTGACTCTGTTAGCAATCTTGAGCATCTTCGATTGTTAGACCTCTCACATACCATACTAAGTCAACTTTCAGAAAAGATATGTTCACTCTCCCACTTGCAAATACTAAAGTTGAACTATTGTATATATTTGGAGGAGTTGCCTTCAAATTTGTATTTACTCACCAATTTGTGTCGCCTTGAATTGATAGAGAATAATTTGGAAAAGTTGCCGCCGGGTTTGGGAAAACTGAAGAATCTTACAGTAGTAATGGAATCCTTTAATGTTGGCGATGGTTGGAGGGAGTTCGGTATTCAACAACTAGGAGAGCTCAACCTTGATGGACATCTATCAATTAAGGAGCTTCAGAATATTGAAAATTCAGTGGATGCATCAAAAGCATGTTTGAGGAATAAAAGACTCCTTATGAAGTTAGAGTTGAGATGGAGAGGGAATAGGAGGTTTATTGATTCGAAAAATGAAGAGGAGGTAATTAAGAATCTGCAACCTTCCGAAAACTTAAAAGAGTTGGCAATCTTAGAATATGGTGGGAAACAACTTCCAAACTGGTTACATTCATTACCGTACCTGGTGTCCTTAGAGTTGAATGGATGTGGGTATTGTGAACGTTTACCTCCCCTTGGACTTTTGCCATTTCTTGAGGACTTGAGTATTGATGGACTTGATGGGATAGTGAGTATTGATGCTGATTTTTATGGGAGCAACTCTTGTTCATTTAAGTCTCTACAAAGTTTGGTATTCTCCCATATGCGACAATGGAAAAAATGGGAATGCAAAGCAGGTGCTTTTCCACGTCTACAATATCTTACTATAACTTCATGTCCTAAGCTGAAAGGAGAGCTGCCAAAGCAACTTATTCCTTTGAAAACACTAACTATTAGAGACTGCCAACAACTTGAGGCTTCCGCTCCTAGGGCTCTAGATTTAAAGCTATATGACTGTGGAAAGTTGCATTTTGACTGGGCTACCATGAAAGGTCTCATATTGGAAGCATCATTGCTGGAAATTGTTTGGTCTGACACTGTTGAATATTTGTGTATTATCTTTAAGTCAATGAGTGATGATTGTGTCGCTATAAGGATCTTTCCATTGGATTCCCTCCCAAGACTCAGGAAGTTGTATCTCGGTGGGTTTCCTAATCTGCAGATGATTTCACAGGATCACGTTCAAAATCATCTTGTGGGTATGACAATCGAAAAGTGTCCTAAATTTGAATCATTGCCTGCAAACATTCATATGATGCTTCCATCTCTCAATGACCTAAACATAGAAGACTGTCCAAAACTTGAGTCCTTCCCTGAGGGAGGTTTGCCATCAAATCTAGAGCATCTGACAATAAAGAGGTGCCTTAAATTGGAATCATTGTCTGGAAACATGCATATGTTGTCTCTCAAGAATCTATGGATAGAAGACTGTCCAAAACTTGAGTCGTTCATTAAGGGAGGTTTGCCGTCAAATCTAAGATTTATGAAACTCAATAATTGCTCTACACTACTTGTTGACTCACTGAAAGGAGCATTCAGAGACAATCCTTCTCTCGAAAGCTTGACCATTGAAAAAGTGGATGCAAAATATTTTCCTGCTGAAGGTTTGCTTCCACTCTCTCTTACTGAACTAATAATGCGTGATTGTCCAAATCTAGAAAAACTGGACTATAAGGGTCTTTATCAACTCTCATCCCTCCAATCATTGCGTCTTGATAACTGTCCCAAGCTTCAATGCTTACCAGAGGAGGGTCTTCCCACATCAATTTCATTTCTTTACATAGCTCGTTGTCCAGTGCTCATTCAGCGTTGCCAAAAAGAAAGAGGCGAAGACCGGGAAAAACTTTCTCACATTAAACACTTGTATATAATGTGGTGA